A genome region from Arachis duranensis cultivar V14167 chromosome 8, aradu.V14167.gnm2.J7QH, whole genome shotgun sequence includes the following:
- the LOC107460523 gene encoding dof zinc finger protein DOF3.7, which yields MDTAQWAQGIGVVKAMEGSSTKACSSSSVLERRARPVKDQALNCPRCNSTNTKFCYYNNYSLSQPRYFCKTCRRYWTEGGSLRNVPVGGGSRKNKRSSSTPASSPSSSLTNKNPKIIHQGQDLNLAYPPPPPPPPHHHDDSATEFLRSGINTTTTSRGLNSFMPMSLSDSTMYSTAGFGAPMQEFIKSGGLNFSLEEGFESGGGGARVLFPSSEEKNTNRTDSTTAGFWNGMLGGASW from the exons ATGGACACAGCTCAGTGGGCACAG GGAATAGGAGTGGTAAAAGCAATGGAAGGTTCGTCAACAAAAGCGTGTTCTTCATCTTCGGTGTTAGAGAGAAGAGCAAGGCCAGTGAAGGATCAAGCACTTAACTGTCCACGGTGCAACTCAACCAACACAAAATTCTGTTACTACAACAACTACAGCCTCTCTCAGCCACGCTACTTCTGCAAAACTTGCAGAAGGTATTGGACTGAAGGTGGTTCCTTGAGAAACGTTCCCGTTGGCGGCGGTTCCAGAAAGAACAAGAGATCCTCCTCCACTCCTGcttcatcaccatcatcatctttaACTAATAAGAACCCAAAGATCATCCATCAAGGACAAGATCTTAACTTAGCAtatccaccaccaccaccaccacctcctcaTCATCATGACGATTCTGCTACGGAGTTTCTGAGAAGTGGGATCAATACTACTACTACTTCAAGGGGATTGAATTCTTTTATGCCGATGTCGCTTTCGGATTCTACGATGTATAGTACGGCAGGGTTTGGTGCTCCAATGCAAGAGTTCATCAAATCTGGTGGGCTTAACTTTAGTCTTGAAGAAGGGTTTGagagtggtggtggtggtgcaaGGGTTTTGTTTCCTTCTTCAGAGGAAAAGAATACCAATAGAACTGATTCAACTACTGCTGGCTTTTGGAATGGCATGCTAGGTGGAGCTTCATGGTAG
- the LOC107460515 gene encoding protein yippee-like At4g27745 — protein sequence MAELIGPRLYSCCNCRNHVSLHDDIISKAFQGRNGRAFLFSHAMNVVTGPKEDRHLMTGLHTVADVYCGDCREVLGWKYEKAYEASQKYKEGKFILEKSKIVRENW from the exons ATGGCGGAACTGATAGGGCCTCGCTTGTACAGTTGCTGTAATTGTAGAAACCATGTGTCACTCCATGATGATATCATTTCTAAGGCTTTTCAG GGAAGAAACGGCCgagcttttcttttttcccaTGCCATGAATGTTGTCACAGGACCAAAAGAAGACAGGCATCTCATGACTGGCCTTCACACCGTTGCTGATGTTTATTGTGGTGATTGCCGTGAGGTCTTGGGTTGGAAGTATGAAAAAGCTTACGAAGCATCCCAGAAGTACAAGGAAGGGAAATTCATACTCGAGAAGTCAAAAATAGTTAGGGAGAACTGGTAG